Genomic window (Xylanimonas protaetiae):
GCCACCAGGCCGGGGCCGCCGTGGCCGGGGCCGGTGATGTAGATCGTCGACTGCTCGCGCTCCTTGATCGCGCGGTTGAGGTGCGCGTAGAGGAACGTCAGGCCGGGCGTGGTGCCCCAGTGGCCGAGCAGGCGCGGCTTCACGTGGTCGCGGTGCAGCGGCTCGCGCAGGAGGGGGTTGTCCAGCAGGTAGATCTGGCCGACCGACAGGTAGTTGGCCGCGCGCCACCACTTGTCGATCAGCTGGAGGGTCTCCGTGGAGAGGTCCGCCACTCCGGTGGCTCGCCACCCGCCCGCAGCTGCGGGGGTCGTCGACGTCATATCACTTGCTCCCGTTCTCGAGGGCTCGCATGTGTACCCGACGCTCATTCCACCGCAGAACCGTGCGGTGTGCAGGAGAGGAGGGGCGTCTTGGCGCCCTCCTGTCGGTGACGCGTCCTGGGACGGCGCACACATGTGGACTGACCACATCTAAGCACCGTACACCTGGTGCGACACAGCCCTGGCGCTGCGCCGGGCGACGGCGGTCACGCCGGCCTGGGGCGGGGTCCCGCGCGGGGGTGGGAGTGAGTCGCCGCACATCGGCTGCCCGGCGTGCCGGGGGTGCCCGCCCGCGCCGATAGCGTGGGCCCGTGCCCTCGCGTCCGTCCGCTCGCCCGTCCCCGTGGCGGGCGCTGGTGCGCCCCCGGATGCTCGTCGCGCTGCTGGTCGCGCTCGCCGTCGCGGCGGGGTGCGTGCAGCTCGGGATCTGGCAGTGGCACCGGGCCACGGAGCGTGCCGCCGCGGCGGCACGCGTCGCGGAGGCCGACGCCGCGTCGTCGGGCCCGGTGGGCCTCGGCACGCTCGTGGCGCCGCAGGCGCCCATGCCGGGCGACGACGTCGGCCGGGCCGTGTGGGTCACCGGTACGTTCGACGACGACGCCCAGCTGCTCGTCGCCGGGCGGGCGCTCGACGGCGCGGTCGGCTACCTCGTCCTGACGCCGCTGCGCGTCACCGACGACGGCACGGGCGGCGCGTCCTGGGCGGGCCTGTCGGGCGCCCCGGTGCTGCCCGTCGTGCGCGGCTGGGTGGCCTCGCCGGACGACGCGCCCGGGCTGGCCGCCCCGCACGGCGAGGTGCGCGTGACCGGGTGGGTCCAGGCGGGCGAGTCGGTGTCCGGGGAGGTCGCGCCCGCGAACCCCGGCGGGCCGCCCCTCACGCACGACATCGCGACGTCGGCGCTCGTCAACGACTGGGGCGGGCCCATCTGGGACGGCTACCTGGTGCTCACGGCGTCGGACCCCGCGCAGGTGGACGCGGCGTCGGGCGGGCCGGCGCTCGTCCCGCGACCCCAGGTGGAGGGCGGCTCGGGCCTCAACCTCCAGAGCCTCTTCTACGCGCTCGAGTGGACCATCTTCGCGGTGTTCGCGCTCGCGTTCTACGTCCGGCTCGCGCGCGACGAGGTCCGGTCGGAGCGTGCGGTGCTCGCGGCGGGCGCTGCGGGCGGGCCGCGTCCCCGGCGCCGTGGGGACGACCCCGGCATCGCGGGGCTGCCGGGCTGAGGTCGGCTGCGCGCCGCCTGCGCGACGTCGCCGGCCGGCCGGCATCGGCTCCGCGCCGTCCGTCGGGCTACGCTCCGCGGCGCTCCGTCGTGAGCGCCGTCGTCACGCGGTCCAGGATCTCCCGCAGGACGGGGCGCGGCGTCGCGAGCGTGAGGCGGACGAAGCCGTCGCCCGCCGCGCCGCAGTGCCGGCCGTCCGCGAGCGCGACGCCCGCGTGCTCGCGGAGCCAGGCCGTCGGGCGGTCCAGGGCGTAGCGCCGCAGGTCGAGCCACGCGAGGTAGGTGCCCTCGGGCGGCGTGTGCCCCACCTCGGGGAGGTGCGCGGCCAGGTGGTCCGCCACGAGGCGCCGGCTGCCGTCCAGGTAGGCGAGGACGTCGGCCAGCCAATCCTCGCCGGCGTCGTACGCCGCCGCATGGGCCAGGACGCCGGGCGTCGCCGCCAGGTGCTCCGTCCACGTGCAGCGGCGCTGCCAGGTCTCGGCCGCGTCGTCGTCGGTGAGGACGAGCTGGGCGGCCTTGAGCCCGGGCACGTTCCAGGCCTTCGACGCCGACGTCGCCGTCACGGTGTGGGCGGCCGTCGTCGGGGAGACCGACGCGTACGGGACGTGGGCGTGGCCCGCGTAGACGAGGGGCGCGTGGATCTCGTCCGCGAAGACCCGCCCGCCGTGCCGCGCGACGACGGCCGAGAGCGCCTCGAGCTCCGCACGCTCGAAGACGCGGCCCGTCGGGTTGTGCGGGTTGACCAGCACGAGCAGCCCGGCGCCCCGGGCGAACGCGGCGTCGACGGCGTCCAGGTCGTGCACGGACCGGCCGCCGTCCCGCGCGAACGGGACGGGGATCACCTCGCGGCCCAGGTCGTGCAGGAACGGGGCGAAGGGCATGTACGCGGGCGTCGGGAGGACGACGGGCGAGCCCTCGGGGGTCAGGTGCCGCACGGTGGCCTCGAACGCGGCGAGCACGTCGGGCACCGGGCGGACGCGCTCGGGGTCCACCGACCAGCCGAAGCGGCGCTTCGCGAACCCCGTGTACGCCTCCTGCATGCGCGCGACCGGCGGGCCGGACAGGTAGCCGAGCTGGCCCGTGTCGACGGCGTCGTGCAGCGCGCGGCGCACCGCGGGCGCCGTGCCGAAGTCCATCTCCGCGACGAACGCGCCGATCGCGTCGGGGTACGTCGACCACTTCTCCGACGGCACCGCGCGCAGCTGGTCGAGGGTGATGGCGTCGAGCTCGGACTCGGTCGGCATGGTCCCATCCAACACCCCGGGCCCGCGCAGGCGGCCGAAGATTTACTCTTCAACAAGGACGCGCGACCGCGCGGCGGCCCGACCGAGCAAGGACAGACACCGATGGACACCAGGATCGCCGCCGACACCGCCATGGGCGCGGTCACCCTCCGCGTCGCCGACCTCGACCGGATGATCGCCTACTACACGCAGGCCGTGCCGCTGCGGCTGCTCGCCCACGACGGCCCGCGCGCCGTGCTCGGCCGCGGCACCACCGCCGTGCTCGGCCGCGGCACCACCGCCGTCGTCGTGCTCGAGCACGCGCCCGGCCTGCGGCACGCGTCCCCCGGCGAGGCCGGCCTGTTCCACACCGCCATCCTGTTCGACACCCAGGCGGCGCTCGCGGCCGCCGTCGCCTCCGTCGCGACGCGCGCGCCCGGCACGTTCACGGGCAGCGCCGACCACCTGGTCAGCCAGGCGTTCTACTTCACCGACCCCGAGGGCAACGGCGTCGAGCTGTACTGGGACCGCGACCGCAGCCTGTGGAGCTGGACGCACGGGCAGGTCGAGATGGCCACGCTCTTCCTCGACCTGAACGGCTACCTGCGCGAGCACCTCGACGAGGCAGGGGCCGCCGACCCGCACGCCGGCGCCGCGCGCGTGGGCCACGTCCACCTCAGCGTCGGCGACATCGCGTCGGCCCGCCGCTTCTACGTCGACCAGCTCGGCTTCGACGCGACGGCGTCGCTGGGCGGCTCCGCGCTGTTCGTGAGCGCCGGCGGGTACCACCACCACCTGGCGATGAACACGTGGAACAGCGCGGGCGCCGGCCGCCGCGCGCGCACGCTGGGCCTCGGCCAGCTGGACCTCGTGCTGCCCACCGGCGACGACGTCGGGGCGCTCGCGGACCGCATGCGGTTCTACGGCGCGGCCACGGCCGACGACGGGCAGACCCTCGCGTTCGAGGACCCGTGGGCGAACACCGTCCGCGTCGTGGCCGCCGGCGCGTAGCGGCCTGAGCGGGCAGTATCAGGCCGACGCCCAGACCCCCAGCTCGTTGCCGCTCGGGTCGGTGAAGTGGAACCGGCGGCCCCCGGGGAAGGCGTACGGGCCGTCGACCACCTGGCCGCCCGCGGCGGTCACGGCCGCGACGGTCGCGTCGAGGTCCTCGGAGTAGAGCAGGACGAGCGGCCCCGCGCGGCCGGGCGCTCGCCCGGGGTTGAGGCCGCCGACCTCGCCGTCGCCGTCGGGCGCGACGATGCCCGCGTAG
Coding sequences:
- a CDS encoding SURF1 family protein — encoded protein: MPSRPSARPSPWRALVRPRMLVALLVALAVAAGCVQLGIWQWHRATERAAAAARVAEADAASSGPVGLGTLVAPQAPMPGDDVGRAVWVTGTFDDDAQLLVAGRALDGAVGYLVLTPLRVTDDGTGGASWAGLSGAPVLPVVRGWVASPDDAPGLAAPHGEVRVTGWVQAGESVSGEVAPANPGGPPLTHDIATSALVNDWGGPIWDGYLVLTASDPAQVDAASGGPALVPRPQVEGGSGLNLQSLFYALEWTIFAVFALAFYVRLARDEVRSERAVLAAGAAGGPRPRRRGDDPGIAGLPG
- a CDS encoding MalY/PatB family protein, which gives rise to MPTESELDAITLDQLRAVPSEKWSTYPDAIGAFVAEMDFGTAPAVRRALHDAVDTGQLGYLSGPPVARMQEAYTGFAKRRFGWSVDPERVRPVPDVLAAFEATVRHLTPEGSPVVLPTPAYMPFAPFLHDLGREVIPVPFARDGGRSVHDLDAVDAAFARGAGLLVLVNPHNPTGRVFERAELEALSAVVARHGGRVFADEIHAPLVYAGHAHVPYASVSPTTAAHTVTATSASKAWNVPGLKAAQLVLTDDDAAETWQRRCTWTEHLAATPGVLAHAAAYDAGEDWLADVLAYLDGSRRLVADHLAAHLPEVGHTPPEGTYLAWLDLRRYALDRPTAWLREHAGVALADGRHCGAAGDGFVRLTLATPRPVLREILDRVTTALTTERRGA
- a CDS encoding VOC family protein, which encodes MDTRIAADTAMGAVTLRVADLDRMIAYYTQAVPLRLLAHDGPRAVLGRGTTAVLGRGTTAVVVLEHAPGLRHASPGEAGLFHTAILFDTQAALAAAVASVATRAPGTFTGSADHLVSQAFYFTDPEGNGVELYWDRDRSLWSWTHGQVEMATLFLDLNGYLREHLDEAGAADPHAGAARVGHVHLSVGDIASARRFYVDQLGFDATASLGGSALFVSAGGYHHHLAMNTWNSAGAGRRARTLGLGQLDLVLPTGDDVGALADRMRFYGAATADDGQTLAFEDPWANTVRVVAAGA
- a CDS encoding VOC family protein; protein product: MTSTHHAIDYVELGVTDLAATRAFYEAAFGWRFTDYGPDYAGIVAPDGDGEVGGLNPGRAPGRAGPLVLLYSEDLDATVAAVTAAGGQVVDGPYAFPGGRRFHFTDPSGNELGVWASA